In one Lolium rigidum isolate FL_2022 chromosome 3, APGP_CSIRO_Lrig_0.1, whole genome shotgun sequence genomic region, the following are encoded:
- the LOC124701410 gene encoding D-ribulose kinase, which yields MPVSSLSTKPLSHLPAKRGLPRLRRALSPTFKSRIRMNLGNHDETSKSLYLGIDFGTSGARYALIDKQGAIHSEGKRTYPPVGNATDWASSWKEALFHLLGDVPSIYRPSISSISIDGTSATTLIIDRNNGGLLAGPFLYNESFPDAVPAVESIAPANHTVCSGSSTLCKLVSWWNSNCGHDSALLMHQSDWLLWLLHGEYGVSDYNNTLKVGYDPEIDSYPSWLTAQPYAHMLPSVRAPGAPIGPIKEDLRSQFGFSKNCVVCTGTTDSIAAFLAARTTEPGKAVTSLGSTMAIKLLSRVRVEDARFGVYSHRLDDMWLVGGASNTGGAVLRQIFTDDQLLVLSRDIDPSVPSPLDYYPLPKKGERFPVSDPSMVPRLQPRPDSDAEYLHGILESIARIEANGYKLLKELGATAVEEVFTAGGGAQNEKWTVIRERVLGVRVQKAEQTEAAYGAALLALKGAIS from the exons ATGCCAGTCTCCAGTCTCTCCACGAAGCCGCTGTCTCACCTTCCTGCAAAGCGAG GATTGCCGAGGTTGAGAAGAGCATTGAGTCCTACGTTTAAATCAAGAATAAGGATGAATCTCGGAAACCATGACGAAACCAGCAAGTCTCTGTACCTTGGGATAGACTTTGGAACTTCAGGTGCCAGATACGCTCTTATTGACAAGCAAGGGGCCATCCATTCGGAAGGAAAACGAACTTACCCACCG GTTGGCAATGCCACAGATTGGGCAAGCTCCTGGAAAGAAGCACTCTTCCACCTTCTGGGCGATGTCCCGTCCATTTACAGGCCATCCATCTCCTCCATTTCCATTGATGGGACTTCAGCAACCACTCTCATCATTGACAG AAACAATGGTGGGCTTCTTGCTGGACCATTCCTGTACAACGAGAGCTTTCCTGACGCGGTTCCCGCGGTCGAATCGATTGCCCCAGCGAACCATACGGTATGCTCTGGTTCTTCCACCCTATGCAAGCTTGTGTCATGGTGGAACTCGAATTGTGGCCATGATTCGGCGCTGTTGATGCATCAGTCAGACTGGCTGCTGTGGCTTCTGCATGGCGAATATGGTGTTTCTGACTACAACAATACTCTGAAG GTAGGGTATGATCCAGAGATTGACTCCTACCCAAGCTGGTTGACGGCACAACCATATGCACACATGTTACCTTCTGTCAGAGCACCAGGAGCTCCTATTGGTCCTATCAAAGAAGACTTACGCTCACAATTTG GTTTTTCCAAGAACTGTGTCGTCTGTACTGGAACTACGGACAGCATTGCAGCATTTCTTGCAGCCCGCACCACTGAACCAGGAAAAGCT GTCACATCACTGGGCTCAACCATGGCAATCAAGCTCCTCAGCAGAGTCCGTGTGGAGGACGCGAGGTTTGGTGTGTACAGCCACCGACTCGATGACATGTGGCTTGTCGGAGGGGCATCGAACACCGGCGGAGCAGTCCTGAGGCAGATCTTCACTGATGACCAGCTGCTCGTACTGAGCAGGGACATCGACCCATCGGTTCCTTCTCCGCTTGACTACTACCCTCTGCCAAAGAAAGGAGAGAGGTTCCCGGTGTCCGATCCCAGCATGGTGCCAAGATTGCAGCCTCGGCCCGACAGCGATGCGGAGTATTTGCACGGCATCTTAGAGTCGATTGCACGGATTGAG GCCAATGGGTACAAACTGCTCAAGGAGCTTGGTGCGACCGCGGTGGAGGAGGTGTTCACAGCGGGAGGGGGAGCACAGAACGAGAAGTGGACGGTGATTCGGGAGAGGGTGCTTGGCGTGCGGGTCCAGAAGGCGGAGCAGACTGAGGCAGCATATGGAGCTGCATTGCTAGCACTCAAGGGCGCTATTAGCTAG